One window of Nocardia sp. NBC_00508 genomic DNA carries:
- a CDS encoding FecCD family ABC transporter permease: MTVSLQTTSARPALRVGPVSMVLQPAMLLIVTALTAITLGLLCLDIAVGESHLPLGRVLDVLTGGGTKAQRFIVLESRLPRALIALMVGLALGLAGALTQSILHNPLAAPDMLGITSGASLGAVAMMVAGGGASTGLAATVGTPLAALAGGLLTAVAIYLLAWGRSPSGERGATGLRLVLIGVGVNALLLAGINAQLTRASLADAQRAQLWLTGSLNSADSAHLGPTVIAVAAVAVVALGSARTLAALRLGAETTRALGVRIQTQQAVLIGAAVVAASVATAAAGPVGFIALTAPQIARRLLRTPGEPLVGSALVGAMLVVGADVASRTVFPVDLPVGVVTALFGGPFLLYLLVRMNRKATLS; encoded by the coding sequence CCTGCGCGTTGGTCCGGTGTCGATGGTGCTGCAGCCGGCGATGCTGCTGATCGTCACGGCGCTCACCGCGATCACGCTCGGACTGCTGTGCCTCGACATCGCGGTCGGCGAGTCACATCTGCCGCTCGGGCGCGTGCTGGACGTGCTGACCGGAGGCGGCACCAAAGCGCAGCGGTTCATCGTGCTGGAATCACGGTTGCCGCGCGCGCTCATCGCGCTGATGGTCGGTCTCGCGCTCGGCCTCGCGGGCGCGCTCACCCAGTCCATCCTGCACAACCCGCTGGCCGCGCCGGACATGCTGGGCATCACCTCCGGGGCGAGCCTGGGCGCGGTAGCCATGATGGTCGCCGGCGGCGGCGCGAGCACCGGACTGGCCGCCACGGTGGGCACGCCGCTGGCCGCGCTGGCCGGCGGCCTGCTCACCGCGGTGGCCATCTACCTGCTCGCCTGGGGGCGCAGCCCCTCCGGTGAACGCGGCGCTACCGGGCTGCGGCTGGTGCTGATCGGCGTCGGCGTGAACGCACTGCTGCTGGCGGGCATCAACGCGCAGCTCACCCGCGCAAGCCTGGCGGACGCCCAGCGCGCGCAGCTGTGGCTGACCGGATCGCTGAACTCGGCCGACTCCGCGCATCTGGGGCCGACGGTGATCGCGGTGGCCGCCGTCGCCGTCGTAGCACTCGGCTCCGCCCGCACGCTCGCCGCACTGCGCCTCGGCGCGGAGACCACGCGTGCGCTCGGCGTGCGGATCCAGACCCAGCAGGCCGTGCTGATCGGCGCCGCCGTGGTCGCCGCGTCGGTGGCCACCGCCGCCGCCGGGCCGGTCGGCTTCATCGCCCTCACCGCGCCGCAGATCGCGCGACGCCTCCTGCGCACCCCCGGCGAACCGCTCGTCGGCTCGGCCCTGGTCGGCGCGATGCTGGTGGTCGGCGCGGATGTCGCGTCGCGCACGGTGTTCCCCGTCGATCTTCCGGTCGGTGTCGTGACCGCGCTGTTCGGCGGCCCGTTCCTGCTGTATCTGCTCGTGCGTATGAACCGGAAGGCGACGCTGTCATGA
- a CDS encoding GuaB1 family IMP dehydrogenase-related protein, with protein sequence MRFLPGHQPPYDLTYDDLFLVPNRTDVASRFDVDLSTADGSGTTIPIVVANMTAVAGRRMAETVARRGGLVVLPQDLPITAAADTIAFVKSRSLTADTPVTLDPDRSVSEAVALMHKRAHGAVVVVDGGRPVGVVTEAACADVDRFARLREVAATDFVRAPASTTPRGLFDLLHAEHADFAVLTAEDGTLAGVLTRTGALRAGIYQPAIDAGGKLRVAAAIGINGDVAAKAKSLVDSGADLLVIDTAHGHQAKMLETLAAVRDLGLGVPLVAGNVVSAEGTRDLAEAGADIVKVGVGPGAMCTTRMMTGVGRPQFSAVAECAVVARELGVHVWADGGVRHPRDVALALAAGASNVMIGSWFAGTYESPGDLRVDRDGNAYKESFGMASKRAVAARTASDSEFDRARKGLFEEGISSSRMRLDPERPGVEDLIDHICSGVRSACTYAGARTLTEFHDRAVLGVQSAAGFAEGRPLPSGW encoded by the coding sequence GTGCGCTTTCTCCCCGGTCATCAGCCGCCGTACGACCTGACCTACGACGACCTCTTCCTCGTCCCGAACCGGACGGATGTCGCATCGCGCTTCGACGTCGATCTCTCGACGGCCGACGGGTCCGGCACCACCATCCCGATCGTCGTCGCCAATATGACCGCCGTGGCCGGGCGCAGAATGGCCGAGACCGTGGCCCGCCGCGGCGGCCTCGTCGTCCTCCCGCAGGACCTGCCGATCACCGCGGCCGCCGACACCATCGCCTTCGTCAAGAGCCGCTCGCTCACCGCCGACACCCCGGTCACCCTCGACCCCGACCGCTCGGTGTCCGAGGCTGTGGCGCTCATGCACAAGCGCGCGCACGGCGCCGTCGTCGTGGTCGACGGCGGACGTCCCGTCGGCGTGGTCACCGAGGCGGCCTGCGCCGATGTGGACCGTTTCGCCCGGTTGCGCGAAGTCGCGGCGACCGATTTCGTGCGGGCGCCGGCCAGCACCACCCCGCGCGGCCTGTTCGACCTGCTGCACGCCGAGCACGCCGACTTCGCCGTGCTCACCGCCGAGGACGGCACCCTGGCCGGTGTGCTGACCCGCACCGGCGCGCTGCGCGCGGGCATCTACCAGCCCGCGATCGACGCCGGGGGCAAGCTGCGCGTCGCGGCCGCGATCGGCATCAACGGCGACGTGGCCGCCAAGGCCAAGTCCCTCGTCGACTCCGGCGCCGACCTGCTCGTCATCGACACTGCGCACGGTCATCAGGCCAAGATGCTCGAAACCCTTGCCGCGGTCCGCGATCTCGGGCTCGGCGTTCCGCTGGTGGCGGGCAACGTGGTCTCCGCCGAAGGCACCAGGGACCTGGCCGAGGCGGGCGCGGACATCGTCAAGGTCGGGGTCGGCCCCGGCGCCATGTGCACCACCCGCATGATGACCGGCGTCGGCCGTCCGCAGTTCTCCGCGGTGGCCGAATGCGCCGTCGTCGCCAGGGAACTCGGCGTGCACGTCTGGGCCGACGGCGGCGTGCGCCATCCCCGCGACGTCGCGCTCGCCCTGGCCGCGGGCGCCTCCAACGTGATGATCGGCTCCTGGTTCGCCGGCACCTATGAGTCCCCAGGCGACCTGCGCGTCGACCGGGACGGCAACGCGTACAAGGAGAGCTTCGGCATGGCGTCCAAGCGGGCCGTCGCCGCCCGCACCGCCTCCGACAGCGAATTCGACCGCGCGCGTAAGGGATTGTTCGAAGAGGGCATCTCCAGCTCCCGGATGCGGCTGGATCCCGAGCGGCCCGGCGTCGAGGACCTCATCGACCACATCTGCTCCGGTGTCCGCAGCGCGTGCACCTACGCGGGCGCGCGCACCCTCACCGAGTTCCACGACCGGGCCGTGCTCGGCGTGCAGTCGGCAGCAGGCTTCGCCGAAGGGCGGCCGCTGCCGAGCGGTTGGTGA
- a CDS encoding hemolysin family protein, giving the protein MGDLLGVLLTIVLLGGNAFFVAAEFALISARRDRLEALAAQGKRNANTVIRAGENLSMMLAAAQLGITICSILLGRVGEPAVAHLLEGPFELIGLPEQVLHPVAFAIALTIVVILHILFGEMIPKNIALAGPERSALLLVPAHLVWLRLARPLIAVYNLAANLSLRLLRIEPKDELEATVSMVELAEMIGESRSEGLLDEEEHRRLTQALRTSERVVAEVMVPLTAARSVPLRGNGTTLGDIESAVAETGFSRYPVRAGDGSLVGYLHVKDVLDKVADESAGPATPIPRTDIRPLPTVGMGTTLYEALARLRRTNSHLGRVVDERGNTTGIVALEDLVEEFVGTVRDVTHRVIE; this is encoded by the coding sequence ATGGGTGACCTCCTCGGCGTGCTGCTCACCATCGTGCTACTCGGCGGCAACGCCTTCTTCGTCGCGGCCGAGTTCGCGCTCATCTCCGCCCGGCGCGACCGGCTGGAAGCACTGGCCGCACAGGGCAAGCGCAATGCGAACACCGTGATCCGGGCGGGCGAGAATCTGTCGATGATGCTCGCGGCCGCGCAGCTGGGCATCACCATCTGCTCGATCCTGCTCGGTCGCGTCGGCGAGCCCGCCGTCGCGCATCTGCTGGAGGGCCCGTTCGAGCTGATCGGCCTGCCCGAGCAGGTGCTGCACCCGGTGGCGTTCGCCATCGCGCTGACCATCGTTGTCATCCTGCACATCTTGTTCGGCGAGATGATCCCGAAGAACATCGCGCTGGCCGGTCCGGAACGCAGCGCACTGCTGCTGGTTCCGGCGCACCTGGTGTGGCTGCGGCTGGCTCGACCGCTCATCGCGGTCTACAACCTGGCCGCCAACCTGTCGCTGCGGCTGCTGCGAATCGAGCCGAAGGACGAGCTCGAGGCCACCGTGTCCATGGTCGAGCTGGCCGAGATGATCGGCGAGTCGCGCTCGGAGGGCCTGCTCGACGAAGAAGAGCACCGGCGCCTCACCCAGGCGCTCCGCACCAGCGAACGGGTGGTCGCCGAGGTCATGGTGCCGCTGACGGCGGCACGGTCGGTTCCGCTGCGCGGCAATGGGACGACGCTCGGCGACATCGAATCCGCTGTCGCCGAGACCGGATTCTCCCGCTATCCGGTGCGGGCGGGCGACGGCTCGCTGGTCGGCTATCTGCATGTCAAGGACGTGCTCGACAAGGTCGCCGACGAAAGCGCCGGGCCCGCGACGCCGATCCCGCGCACCGACATCCGCCCGTTGCCGACGGTCGGCATGGGCACCACGCTCTATGAGGCGCTGGCCCGCTTGCGCCGCACCAACAGCCACCTCGGCCGGGTGGTCGACGAGCGGGGCAACACCACCGGCATCGTCGCCTTGGAGGACTTGGTGGAGGAGTTCGTCGGCACTGTCCGAGACGTCACGCACCGGGTGATCGAGTGA
- a CDS encoding DEAD/DEAH box helicase, which translates to MTPSTTVAAAPTVTFAELGLPAVLVQALRRDGIEMPFPIQAATVPDVLAAKDVLGRGPTGSGKTLAFGLPMLTRLAGAPAKPGRPRGLVLVPTRELAAQIERALDEPALALGLRVASVVGGAPIKRQADRLARGVDLLIATPGRLADLIAQGSAALSDVVITALDEADHMADMGFLPQVTKLLDRTPSDGQRLLFSATLDGDVDKLVKRYLRAPVTHSTAPPSASVATMSHHLLYVRDKVAKRAVATEIAGRDGLTIMFVRTKHGADRLAKQLRGAGIAAGALHGGKAQNNRTRTLAAFADGSVPVLVTTDVAARGIHVDGISLVVHVDPPAEPKAYLHRAGRTARAGEDGVVVTLVMDDERRDVEAMARKAGVEVDGVEVRPGDHTLIAITGARRPTGVPVAAPTAPTSTPVAETPTRRKPGRNAEPIAGGGPGARRSGGRSASRSATTTRKPGRHAAPTSTGGRGTSEATQSGRSASTRGAETRKPGRNAEPAAGSRRSTNDATQSGSRSGASRDSGSVTARRSGANAAGTSATGNTVARSADAVTARSSGSGEFSRRAAGQASGDTAGRTRRRAVRSQQPPPRGNRGAH; encoded by the coding sequence GTGACCCCCTCGACCACCGTCGCCGCGGCGCCCACCGTGACCTTCGCGGAGCTGGGCCTGCCCGCCGTGCTCGTGCAGGCACTGCGGCGCGACGGCATCGAGATGCCGTTCCCGATCCAGGCCGCCACCGTGCCGGACGTCTTGGCCGCCAAGGACGTGCTCGGCCGCGGCCCGACCGGTTCCGGCAAAACCCTGGCCTTCGGCCTCCCGATGCTCACCCGCCTGGCGGGCGCTCCGGCCAAGCCGGGCAGGCCACGCGGACTCGTGCTGGTGCCGACCCGCGAACTGGCCGCGCAGATCGAGCGGGCGCTCGACGAACCGGCGCTTGCGCTCGGCCTGCGCGTGGCGTCGGTGGTCGGCGGCGCGCCGATCAAACGCCAAGCCGACCGGCTCGCGCGCGGCGTCGACCTGCTCATCGCCACGCCCGGCCGGCTCGCCGACCTGATCGCGCAAGGGTCCGCCGCCCTGTCCGACGTGGTGATCACCGCGCTGGACGAGGCCGACCACATGGCCGACATGGGCTTCCTGCCGCAGGTGACCAAGCTGCTGGACCGCACACCGAGCGACGGTCAGCGCCTGCTGTTCTCCGCCACGCTGGACGGCGACGTCGACAAGCTGGTCAAGCGCTACCTGCGCGCACCGGTCACGCACTCGACCGCGCCGCCGTCGGCGTCGGTCGCCACGATGTCGCACCACCTGCTGTACGTGCGCGACAAGGTGGCCAAACGGGCGGTCGCCACCGAGATCGCCGGCCGCGACGGGCTGACCATCATGTTCGTCCGCACCAAGCACGGCGCCGACCGGCTCGCCAAACAGCTGCGCGGCGCGGGCATCGCCGCGGGCGCGCTGCACGGCGGCAAGGCGCAGAACAATCGGACCCGCACCCTCGCCGCGTTCGCCGACGGCTCGGTGCCGGTGCTGGTCACCACCGACGTCGCCGCGCGCGGCATCCACGTCGACGGGATCTCCCTGGTCGTGCACGTCGATCCACCCGCCGAGCCGAAGGCCTACCTGCACCGGGCCGGGCGCACCGCACGCGCCGGTGAGGACGGCGTGGTGGTCACGCTGGTGATGGACGACGAGCGCCGGGATGTCGAGGCGATGGCGCGCAAGGCCGGGGTGGAGGTCGACGGGGTCGAGGTTCGTCCCGGCGATCACACGCTGATCGCGATCACCGGCGCGCGCCGCCCGACCGGCGTTCCGGTCGCCGCACCGACCGCGCCCACATCGACGCCGGTCGCCGAGACGCCCACACGACGGAAGCCGGGACGGAACGCAGAACCGATCGCGGGCGGTGGCCCTGGCGCGAGACGATCCGGGGGTCGCTCCGCATCGAGGTCAGCCACGACCACACGGAAGCCGGGACGGCACGCAGCACCGACTAGCACCGGAGGTCGTGGCACGAGTGAAGCGACACAGTCGGGTCGCTCCGCTTCGACGCGCGGCGCGGAAACGCGGAAGCCGGGGCGGAACGCGGAGCCGGCCGCGGGCAGTCGGCGTAGCACGAATGACGCCACCCAGTCAGGGAGCCGCTCCGGGGCGAGCCGGGACAGCGGATCGGTGACAGCTCGCCGCAGCGGCGCGAATGCCGCGGGGACGTCCGCGACGGGCAATACCGTGGCACGCAGTGCCGACGCCGTCACCGCCCGGAGCTCTGGCTCGGGCGAGTTCTCCCGCCGCGCCGCAGGTCAGGCCTCCGGCGACACAGCAGGCCGAACACGGCGACGCGCCGTGCGATCCCAGCAGCCGCCACCGCGTGGCAACCGCGGAGCACACTGA
- a CDS encoding M56 family metallopeptidase yields the protein MNATAPVFAGLALLLAGPAPALLSRATWTYRTPRAALVLWQAIALAAVLSAFGSGLAIAAELLVPGPDGRPTTSPTREIDALGLPLWSAYVFVFALTLLIGGRLIYAIVRVGVHTRRRRARHRMLVDLLDQSGPRRRAADIRVLAATEPIAYCLPGLRQRVVLSEGTLTNLADAEITAIVSHERSHLRARHDLVLEAFTAVHEAFPRVVRSKAALGSVKLLIELLADDSAVKVTGPKPLARALIACAKSTAPQGALAAGGPTTLIRIQRLSDRIGDVRIATVAYLGSAAILVVPTLAVAVPWLVELSRLFHG from the coding sequence ATGAACGCAACCGCGCCGGTCTTCGCCGGACTCGCATTGCTTCTCGCGGGGCCTGCCCCGGCCTTGCTCAGCCGGGCGACCTGGACCTACCGGACGCCCCGCGCAGCGCTCGTGCTCTGGCAGGCCATCGCGCTCGCCGCCGTGCTCAGCGCGTTCGGCTCCGGATTGGCCATCGCCGCCGAGCTGCTCGTGCCCGGCCCGGACGGTCGCCCGACCACCTCGCCGACGCGCGAGATCGACGCGCTCGGCCTGCCCCTGTGGTCGGCGTACGTGTTCGTGTTCGCGCTCACGCTGCTGATCGGTGGGCGGCTGATCTACGCGATCGTCCGGGTCGGCGTGCACACCCGCAGGCGGCGGGCACGCCACCGGATGCTGGTCGACCTACTCGACCAGAGCGGTCCGCGGCGGCGGGCCGCCGACATCCGGGTGCTGGCCGCCACCGAGCCGATCGCCTACTGCCTGCCGGGTCTGCGCCAGCGCGTCGTTCTCAGCGAAGGCACCCTGACCAACCTCGCCGACGCCGAGATCACCGCGATCGTCAGCCACGAGCGCTCACACCTGCGCGCCAGGCACGATCTGGTGCTGGAAGCGTTCACCGCGGTGCACGAGGCATTCCCCCGGGTGGTGCGCAGCAAGGCGGCGCTCGGCTCGGTGAAGCTGCTCATCGAACTGCTCGCCGACGATTCCGCCGTCAAGGTCACGGGGCCGAAGCCGCTGGCCCGCGCCCTCATCGCCTGCGCGAAGTCCACCGCACCGCAAGGCGCGCTCGCCGCGGGCGGCCCTACCACACTCATCCGCATCCAGCGGCTCAGCGACCGGATCGGCGACGTGCGCATCGCGACCGTCGCGTACCTCGGCTCGGCCGCCATCTTGGTGGTGCCGACCTTGGCCGTGGCCGTTCCCTGGCTCGTGGAGCTGAGCCGCCTGTTCCACGGCTGA
- a CDS encoding hemolysin family protein, translating into MSVALTALSLIGFVALTVGTALFVAAEFSLTALERSTVEAHARTGDVRARMVRKAQHTLSFQLSGAQLGITITTLITGYIAEPVLAKLLKPVFTGLGLSDAAGHGIALTLALVLATSLSMIYGELVPKNIAIAKPLATARATAGPMVAFSVAFKWMIHFLNGTANWVVRRLGVEPAEELRSARSPQELGSLVRTSALRGALDQRTAQVMDRSLQFGERSAEELMTPRVTIESLDKDDTIADLIDAAGRTGYSRFPVIDGDLDNTLGFVHVKQAFTHPAGERRTLPLHMLARPVPIVPASLDGDEVLERIRADGMQVALVVDEYGGTAGLVTMEDVIEEILGDVRDEHDEEERDVRRVSDGWDCSGLLRIDEVSRATGYDAPEGEYETLGGLVLTRLGRIPMAGDEVVLPNPRTQQWSAADDPDAGGWIARVERMDGRRIDRVRLIPVTADALATKEHSHG; encoded by the coding sequence ATGTCCGTCGCGCTCACCGCGCTCAGCCTGATCGGGTTCGTAGCTCTCACAGTCGGCACGGCCTTGTTCGTCGCCGCCGAGTTCTCCCTCACCGCGTTGGAACGCAGTACCGTCGAGGCGCACGCCCGCACCGGCGACGTCCGCGCCCGGATGGTCCGCAAAGCCCAGCACACGCTGTCGTTCCAGCTGTCCGGCGCCCAGCTCGGCATCACCATCACCACGCTGATCACCGGTTATATCGCCGAACCGGTGCTGGCCAAGCTACTGAAGCCGGTGTTCACCGGCCTCGGGCTGAGCGACGCCGCCGGGCACGGCATCGCCCTCACGCTGGCGTTGGTCCTGGCCACCTCGCTGTCGATGATCTACGGCGAGCTGGTACCCAAGAACATCGCCATCGCCAAGCCGCTGGCCACCGCCCGCGCCACGGCCGGTCCGATGGTCGCCTTCTCGGTGGCGTTCAAGTGGATGATCCACTTCCTCAACGGCACCGCCAACTGGGTGGTCCGCAGGCTCGGCGTGGAACCCGCCGAGGAGTTGCGCTCGGCTCGCTCCCCGCAGGAACTGGGGTCGCTGGTGCGCACCTCGGCCCTGCGCGGCGCGCTCGATCAGCGCACCGCCCAGGTGATGGATCGCTCGCTGCAGTTCGGCGAGCGCAGCGCCGAGGAACTGATGACGCCCCGGGTGACGATCGAATCGCTGGACAAGGACGACACCATCGCCGACCTCATCGACGCGGCAGGCCGCACCGGCTACTCCCGGTTCCCGGTGATCGACGGCGATCTCGACAACACCCTCGGCTTCGTACACGTCAAGCAGGCGTTCACGCATCCGGCCGGCGAGCGCCGGACCCTCCCACTGCACATGCTCGCCCGTCCGGTCCCGATCGTGCCCGCGAGCCTGGACGGCGACGAGGTGCTCGAACGCATCCGCGCCGACGGCATGCAGGTCGCCCTCGTCGTGGACGAGTACGGCGGCACCGCGGGCCTGGTCACCATGGAGGACGTCATCGAGGAGATCCTCGGTGACGTCCGCGACGAGCACGACGAGGAGGAGCGCGACGTGCGGCGCGTCTCGGACGGCTGGGACTGTTCGGGCCTGCTGCGCATCGACGAGGTCTCCCGGGCGACCGGGTACGACGCCCCCGAGGGCGAGTACGAGACACTGGGCGGCCTCGTCCTGACCAGGCTGGGCCGCATCCCGATGGCAGGCGACGAGGTCGTGCTGCCGAATCCCCGCACGCAACAGTGGTCTGCGGCGGACGATCCCGACGCGGGCGGCTGGATCGCCCGCGTGGAGCGGATGGACGGGCGGCGCATCGACCGGGTGCGCCTGATCCCGGTCACCGCCGACGCACTCGCGACCAAGGAGCACAGCCATGGGTGA
- a CDS encoding ABC transporter ATP-binding protein, translated as MTIADTTPDTREQTDALEHRLGADGVTLGYGERVIVNGLSLDIAPGVITTVIGPNGCGKSTLLRSLGRLLRPREGRVLLDGKAISTMRTKDVARIIGMLPQSPVAPEGLTVADLVARGRHPHQSWFRQWSAADEAEVTTALEHTGIADLADRALDELSGGQRQRAWISMALAQGTDILLLDEPTTYLDLAHSIEVLDLVDRLHADLGRTVVMVLHDLNLAIRYSDQLVVMHAGRVVATGAPAEVMSVELLREVFALDATVFEDPVSGRPMIVPIGARHVRGKAGGPDYAGPGATPMRNATPATS; from the coding sequence ATGACGATCGCAGACACCACTCCCGATACCAGGGAGCAGACCGACGCATTGGAGCACCGGCTCGGCGCCGACGGCGTCACCCTCGGCTACGGGGAACGGGTGATCGTCAACGGGCTGAGTCTGGACATCGCGCCCGGCGTGATCACCACGGTGATCGGACCGAACGGCTGCGGAAAGTCCACGCTGCTGCGCTCGCTCGGCCGCCTGCTGCGGCCGCGGGAAGGCCGAGTCCTGTTGGACGGCAAGGCCATTTCGACGATGCGGACCAAGGACGTCGCTCGCATCATAGGCATGCTTCCGCAATCGCCGGTCGCTCCGGAAGGACTCACCGTCGCCGATCTCGTCGCCCGCGGACGCCACCCGCACCAGTCCTGGTTCCGGCAGTGGTCGGCCGCGGACGAAGCGGAGGTGACGACCGCGCTGGAACACACCGGCATCGCCGATCTGGCCGACCGCGCGCTAGACGAACTGTCCGGCGGACAACGCCAGCGCGCCTGGATCTCTATGGCGCTGGCCCAGGGCACCGACATCCTCCTGCTCGACGAGCCGACCACCTACCTCGATCTGGCGCATTCGATCGAGGTGCTCGACCTGGTCGACCGGCTGCACGCCGATCTGGGGCGCACCGTGGTCATGGTGTTGCACGATCTGAACCTCGCGATCCGCTACAGCGACCAGCTGGTGGTCATGCACGCCGGACGCGTCGTCGCCACCGGCGCGCCGGCCGAGGTGATGTCGGTCGAGCTGCTGCGCGAGGTCTTCGCGCTGGACGCCACCGTGTTCGAGGACCCGGTCTCGGGCCGGCCGATGATCGTGCCGATCGGCGCAAGGCATGTGCGTGGAAAGGCAGGCGGACCGGACTACGCGGGGCCGGGAGCCACGCCTATGAGAAATGCCACACCAGCTACTTCATAG
- a CDS encoding 3-methyladenine DNA glycosylase yields the protein MRIFPGARWRAAAAAHRARLDDLVGPYLERRAEGSSHPVIDFLFTYYGHKPAQLRRWHPGYGFALADAAEYDGARGYHRVSVDRGSGSGDSAPGNVFTADPAYLAKRYDTLAFVANLLRATASRPAQLSCFGLHEWAMVYRTADIRHQQVPLRLGRASTDAVVESMSLRCTHFDAYRFFTPEAVGRNAEPLTRADQLRREQPGCLHANMDLYKWGFKLVPLISSELLLDCFEMACAARELDMRASPYDLSRYGYEPIRIETSAGRAEYVRAQSALAERAAELRRTFLGVCDELLARDAAERVGTAPLD from the coding sequence GTGCGGATATTCCCCGGTGCGCGGTGGCGGGCGGCCGCCGCGGCGCACCGGGCCCGGCTCGATGATCTGGTCGGGCCGTATCTCGAACGGAGAGCAGAAGGTTCGTCGCATCCGGTGATCGACTTCTTGTTCACCTACTACGGTCACAAACCTGCCCAGCTGCGGCGCTGGCACCCGGGCTACGGTTTCGCGCTCGCCGACGCCGCCGAGTACGACGGGGCCCGCGGGTATCACCGCGTCAGCGTGGACAGGGGGAGCGGTTCGGGCGATTCCGCGCCCGGTAACGTCTTCACCGCCGACCCCGCATATCTGGCCAAGCGCTACGACACCCTCGCGTTCGTCGCGAATCTGTTGCGTGCCACCGCGTCTCGGCCAGCGCAGCTGTCTTGCTTCGGCCTGCACGAGTGGGCGATGGTGTATCGCACCGCCGACATCCGGCACCAGCAGGTGCCGTTGCGGCTCGGACGGGCGAGTACCGACGCGGTGGTGGAATCGATGTCCTTGCGTTGCACGCATTTCGACGCCTACCGCTTCTTCACCCCGGAGGCCGTCGGCCGCAATGCCGAGCCGCTGACGCGCGCCGACCAGCTCCGTCGCGAACAGCCGGGCTGCCTGCACGCGAACATGGACCTGTACAAGTGGGGCTTCAAGCTGGTCCCGCTGATCTCCTCCGAGCTGCTGCTGGATTGCTTCGAGATGGCCTGCGCGGCACGCGAACTCGACATGCGCGCCAGCCCCTACGACCTGTCCCGGTACGGCTACGAACCGATCCGCATCGAGACGTCCGCGGGACGCGCGGAGTACGTCCGCGCACAGTCCGCGCTGGCCGAGCGCGCGGCCGAGTTGCGCCGCACGTTCCTCGGCGTCTGCGACGAACTGCTGGCGCGCGACGCGGCCGAACGGGTCGGTACCGCCCCCCTGGACTGA
- a CDS encoding BlaI/MecI/CopY family transcriptional regulator — translation MAGLGELEKAVMDQLWSADEPQTVRQVHEALAARRELAYTTVMTVLQRLAKKNLVVQRRDDRAHRYAPVHTRDELVASLMFDALQQAEEAGSRAAALVHFVEQVGKDEAAALREALAKLEATEEGSAPPPQ, via the coding sequence ATGGCAGGTCTTGGTGAACTCGAGAAAGCGGTCATGGACCAGTTGTGGTCGGCCGACGAACCACAGACGGTCCGGCAGGTGCACGAGGCGCTCGCCGCACGCCGTGAGCTCGCGTACACCACGGTGATGACCGTGCTGCAACGTCTGGCGAAGAAGAACCTCGTGGTCCAGCGGCGCGACGACCGCGCCCACCGCTACGCGCCGGTGCACACCCGCGACGAGCTCGTGGCCAGCCTGATGTTCGACGCGCTGCAACAGGCCGAGGAGGCGGGCAGCCGCGCCGCCGCGCTCGTGCACTTCGTGGAACAGGTCGGCAAGGATGAGGCTGCCGCGCTACGGGAAGCACTCGCTAAGCTCGAAGCAACCGAGGAGGGTTCGGCACCGCCGCCGCAGTAG
- a CDS encoding DMT family transporter produces MTHPAAAVLCALLAALLFAVAAVAQQRAAAAVPEGESLVRSLLRNPRWWAGIGGDTGGYAMQIAALALGAVLLVQPILVSALVFALPLSARLNDRRVTPRTWAAALALTAALACFLLVGNPAAGNADAPLRDWLLPLGILLGLIAAATVAGLAADDPAWRGMLLGAASGSLFGLAAALTSYVTDLFEHGLGQVLGGWQTWALIAAGGTGVYLQQRAFQAGPLAASLPAVTIAEPLAAAFIGITVLDERLRTNTMGLVITGIAVLVMCATTITLSRSQAAA; encoded by the coding sequence GTGACGCATCCGGCCGCGGCCGTCCTCTGCGCCCTGCTCGCCGCGCTGCTGTTCGCGGTCGCCGCGGTGGCGCAGCAACGGGCGGCGGCCGCTGTGCCGGAAGGGGAATCCCTGGTCCGCTCCCTGCTGCGCAATCCGCGCTGGTGGGCGGGCATCGGCGGCGACACGGGCGGATACGCCATGCAGATCGCGGCGCTCGCGCTGGGCGCCGTGCTGCTGGTGCAGCCGATCCTGGTGAGCGCGCTGGTCTTCGCGCTGCCGTTGTCGGCACGACTCAACGACCGCCGCGTCACACCCCGCACCTGGGCGGCCGCGCTGGCGCTCACCGCCGCGCTGGCCTGCTTCCTGCTCGTCGGCAATCCGGCCGCGGGCAATGCGGATGCGCCACTGCGGGATTGGCTGCTACCGCTGGGCATTCTGCTCGGCCTGATCGCCGCCGCCACGGTTGCCGGTCTCGCCGCGGACGACCCGGCATGGCGTGGGATGCTGCTCGGCGCGGCGAGCGGCTCGCTGTTCGGTCTGGCCGCCGCGCTCACCTCCTACGTCACCGACCTGTTCGAGCACGGTCTCGGCCAGGTGCTCGGCGGCTGGCAGACCTGGGCGCTCATCGCGGCGGGCGGCACCGGCGTCTACCTCCAGCAGCGCGCCTTCCAGGCCGGGCCGCTGGCCGCGTCGCTGCCCGCGGTGACGATCGCCGAACCGCTGGCCGCCGCCTTCATCGGTATCACCGTGCTGGACGAAAGATTGCGCACCAACACCATGGGCCTCGTCATCACCGGCATCGCGGTCCTCGTCATGTGCGCCACCACGATCACCCTTTCCCGCTCACAGGCGGCCGCCTGA